One genomic window of Marinobacter adhaerens HP15 includes the following:
- a CDS encoding penicillin-binding protein activator: MPALVWRYKPNHPEYVEPAMLNIRIHQRALASVFTAALLSAGCATVNLETHVAQTADQALELAGNEDNIETAQAYLLRIASRFQDQGNHVAARTLLQSSQLAQPAADLGNQKLLLAMASAKALEDESWAEALAAELTPSTFIDYPADLMARAANLQADTYDLAGKPMPAAMTLILLAQTDNTADAQQIHNRIWSLLEKVPGTELSSASAEAIGYEAQGWLELANLVRTAETGIDEQGRLIRGWQNNWPGHPAAQVLPSELQLIATLADSRPEKIALALPLQGPLATAGKAIRDGFLAAYYLDDTADRGKTDIRIFDTAGTSFSELYKQLSEQDIDLIVGPLEKEALAGLGSMNTLPVPALGLNYLPADTKPADGLYQFGLSAEDEARQIADRLAAEQLRQVLVLIPGGEWGDRVEAALLKRMASHEGVALDIERFYREDNLRAVTADLLGITVSRDRAIQVERTIGMNVEFEPRRRQDADAIVMVAEPTVARQFKPLFAFYFGGDLPVYSPSIIYEGTPAPSRDRDLNGVIFTDIPWVLGDDNELRTRATENLSGTRGQPGRLFAMGADTWHLSKRLPLLKQVESASISGQTGVLTMTPEGSIHREQLWAQFRNGAPELIPEPVTEEGEMEGAQEEAPPLSE, translated from the coding sequence TTGCCAGCGTTAGTCTGGCGCTACAAGCCCAATCATCCGGAGTATGTCGAGCCTGCCATGTTAAATATCCGTATTCATCAACGAGCCCTGGCCAGCGTGTTTACTGCCGCCCTTTTGTCGGCGGGCTGCGCCACCGTCAATCTCGAAACCCACGTCGCGCAAACGGCCGACCAGGCCCTCGAGCTTGCCGGCAACGAAGATAATATAGAGACCGCCCAGGCCTACCTCCTCCGGATCGCCAGCAGGTTCCAGGACCAGGGCAACCACGTGGCAGCACGAACGCTACTTCAAAGTTCGCAGCTGGCGCAACCGGCTGCGGACCTTGGCAACCAGAAACTCCTGCTAGCCATGGCAAGCGCCAAGGCCCTTGAGGACGAATCCTGGGCAGAGGCGCTTGCCGCCGAACTCACGCCGTCGACCTTTATAGACTACCCGGCCGACCTGATGGCACGGGCCGCCAACCTGCAGGCGGACACTTATGACCTGGCGGGCAAGCCGATGCCTGCTGCCATGACCCTTATCCTCCTGGCCCAGACGGATAACACCGCGGATGCGCAACAGATTCATAACCGCATCTGGTCCCTGCTGGAGAAGGTACCGGGCACCGAGCTGAGCTCGGCCTCTGCTGAAGCGATTGGCTATGAGGCCCAGGGCTGGCTGGAGCTGGCAAACCTGGTGCGCACTGCAGAAACCGGCATAGACGAGCAGGGCCGACTCATCCGGGGTTGGCAAAACAACTGGCCCGGCCATCCTGCCGCCCAGGTTCTGCCCTCGGAACTCCAACTGATCGCTACACTGGCGGACAGCCGTCCGGAAAAAATCGCTCTTGCCCTGCCTCTCCAAGGCCCGCTGGCAACGGCGGGCAAGGCCATCCGGGATGGCTTTCTGGCAGCGTACTACCTGGATGACACTGCTGACCGGGGCAAAACCGACATTCGGATCTTTGATACCGCCGGCACGTCTTTCAGCGAACTTTACAAGCAACTATCGGAACAGGATATCGACCTGATTGTCGGCCCGCTGGAAAAAGAGGCACTGGCCGGACTGGGTTCAATGAATACGCTGCCCGTACCCGCTCTCGGGCTGAATTACCTGCCGGCGGATACCAAGCCCGCTGACGGACTCTACCAGTTCGGTCTCTCGGCAGAGGACGAGGCCCGGCAAATTGCCGACCGGCTTGCCGCAGAACAGCTGCGCCAGGTTCTGGTGCTTATCCCCGGCGGCGAATGGGGCGATCGCGTTGAGGCTGCGTTGCTGAAACGCATGGCGTCCCATGAAGGCGTTGCCCTGGATATCGAGCGCTTCTATCGGGAAGACAACCTCAGGGCGGTAACGGCTGACCTGCTGGGCATTACCGTTTCGCGCGACCGGGCCATCCAGGTTGAACGCACCATTGGCATGAATGTCGAATTCGAGCCACGTCGCCGGCAGGATGCCGACGCCATCGTCATGGTGGCAGAGCCCACTGTTGCCCGACAGTTCAAACCGCTTTTCGCCTTCTATTTCGGCGGGGACCTGCCTGTGTACTCGCCTTCCATTATCTATGAGGGCACACCCGCACCTTCACGGGACCGTGACCTGAACGGCGTTATTTTCACTGATATTCCCTGGGTACTGGGCGACGACAATGAGCTGCGTACGCGAGCTACCGAAAATCTGTCCGGAACCCGTGGCCAGCCCGGGCGCCTTTTCGCCATGGGCGCCGATACGTGGCACCTGAGCAAACGCCTGCCGTTGCTGAAACAGGTGGAAAGCGCCTCGATATCAGGCCAAACAGGTGTGCTGACCATGACACCCGAGGGCAGCATCCATCGGGAACAACTCTGGGCCCAGTTCCGCAACGGCGCTCCTGAACTCATCCCTGAACCGGTAACCGAAGAGGGAGAGATGGAAGGCGCTCAAGAGGAAGCCCCACCTCTCAGCGAATAA
- the rsmI gene encoding 16S rRNA (cytidine(1402)-2'-O)-methyltransferase, producing MKNEVSDYPSSDSRRDEPGGTLYVVATPIGNLDDLSPRATRTLAHVDVVAAEDTRHSGRLLSHLGIQKRMIALHDHNEKDRAAGILAELKAGRDVALISDAGTPLISDPGYVLVRDARAAGYRVSPIPGPCALVVALSAAGLPTDRFLYVGFLPAKRSGRRASLEPLASEPATLVFYESPHRILESVRDIAEVLGEDREMVLGREITKTFETFYSGSVAEVLAELEQDPHGTRGEFVVMVRGAMAQPGNDDAATMDVDRVLRVLLAELPVKKVAKMASELTGLSKNELYQRALALKDS from the coding sequence TTGAAAAACGAGGTCAGCGATTACCCGTCGTCCGATAGCCGCAGGGATGAACCGGGCGGCACTCTTTACGTTGTTGCCACCCCGATTGGCAACCTTGATGATCTATCTCCAAGAGCAACCCGGACCCTCGCCCACGTGGACGTGGTCGCGGCAGAGGATACGCGCCACAGTGGCCGGCTATTGAGCCATCTGGGCATTCAGAAGCGAATGATCGCATTGCATGACCACAACGAAAAAGATCGCGCTGCCGGGATCCTCGCTGAGCTTAAGGCCGGGCGCGATGTGGCGCTGATCTCCGACGCCGGTACACCGCTTATCTCCGATCCCGGATACGTGCTGGTGCGAGACGCCAGGGCTGCGGGGTATCGGGTGAGCCCGATTCCGGGGCCCTGTGCACTGGTAGTGGCTCTGAGCGCGGCCGGCCTGCCGACGGACCGCTTTCTGTACGTGGGGTTTCTGCCTGCCAAGCGCTCGGGTCGCAGGGCCAGTCTTGAGCCGCTGGCCAGCGAGCCGGCCACTCTGGTGTTTTATGAATCGCCGCACAGGATTCTGGAGTCGGTACGGGACATTGCTGAGGTGCTGGGCGAGGATCGTGAGATGGTTCTGGGGCGGGAAATCACCAAGACCTTCGAAACCTTCTATTCCGGTTCGGTTGCGGAGGTTCTGGCAGAGTTGGAGCAGGATCCCCACGGAACCCGTGGGGAGTTCGTGGTCATGGTTCGAGGTGCGATGGCGCAACCTGGCAATGATGACGCGGCTACCATGGATGTGGACCGTGTGCTTCGGGTTTTGCTGGCAGAGCTTCCGGTGAAGAAGGTCGCCAAAATGGCCTCAGAACTGACCGGTCTGTCGAAAAATGAGCTGTACCAGCGCGCACTGGCGCTGAAAGACAGCTGA
- the mraZ gene encoding division/cell wall cluster transcriptional repressor MraZ, producing the protein MSNFLGSHAINMDAKGRLAIPSKVREELAQACGGRIVLTANADEERCLLVYPEPEWEVLRPKIEALPNMNKAARRLQRLILGNAAPMELDSAGRILIPPTLRSYAHLEKKLMLIGQGKKLELWSEERWFAWLDESSDDEDMPPEMEALSL; encoded by the coding sequence ATGAGTAATTTTCTCGGCAGTCATGCCATCAATATGGATGCGAAGGGTCGCCTGGCGATCCCCTCCAAGGTGCGCGAAGAGCTCGCGCAGGCCTGTGGTGGGCGCATTGTATTGACAGCAAACGCTGACGAGGAGCGGTGTCTGCTGGTCTATCCGGAGCCCGAATGGGAAGTTCTACGGCCTAAAATCGAGGCGCTTCCCAACATGAATAAGGCGGCCCGGCGGCTGCAGCGCCTGATCCTGGGTAATGCTGCGCCCATGGAGCTGGATTCGGCCGGGCGCATTCTGATTCCACCAACTCTTAGAAGCTATGCCCATCTGGAGAAAAAGCTGATGTTGATCGGGCAAGGCAAGAAGCTAGAGCTCTGGAGTGAAGAGCGCTGGTTTGCCTGGCTGGATGAATCCTCTGATGACGAAGACATGCCGCCCGAGATGGAGGCGCTGTCCTTATGA
- the rsmH gene encoding 16S rRNA (cytosine(1402)-N(4))-methyltransferase RsmH, translated as MTTDRNQEAGAAYSHRSVLLDSAVDYLVNDPDGYYVDGTFGRGGHSRLILGRLGPSARLLGIDKDPEAIRAAKELEAQDNRFHSFHGSFAELGAAVVGQGWQTVNGVLLDLGVSSPQLDDASRGFSFMRDGPLDMRMNTEQSPSAAEWLATADESDIANVIFRYGEEKFSRRIARLLVERRQEAPVETTRQLAELVSEAVPKKEKHKHPATRTFQAIRIFINRELEDLEVGLQSAVDHLAPGGRLVVISFHSLEDRLVKRFMRDLARGPQLPKGVPVTAEQEASDFRLVGKASKAGAEEVSDNVRARSAVMRVLERTDIRKNSQGSA; from the coding sequence ATGACCACCGATCGCAACCAGGAGGCCGGGGCAGCGTACTCGCATCGCTCGGTGCTCCTGGATTCGGCGGTCGACTATCTGGTCAACGACCCCGACGGTTATTACGTGGATGGCACCTTTGGACGGGGTGGTCACAGCCGCCTGATTCTCGGTCGCCTCGGCCCGTCGGCGCGGTTGCTGGGTATCGACAAGGATCCCGAGGCGATACGCGCGGCGAAGGAATTGGAAGCCCAGGATAACCGGTTCCACAGTTTCCACGGTTCGTTTGCGGAGCTGGGCGCTGCGGTGGTCGGTCAGGGTTGGCAGACAGTGAATGGTGTGTTGCTGGATCTCGGCGTGTCATCGCCGCAGCTTGATGATGCCTCCCGTGGATTCAGTTTCATGCGTGATGGTCCACTGGACATGCGCATGAATACCGAACAATCGCCCAGCGCCGCCGAATGGCTTGCAACAGCGGACGAGTCGGATATCGCAAACGTGATTTTCCGTTACGGCGAAGAGAAATTCTCGCGGCGCATTGCCCGGCTACTGGTCGAGCGTCGGCAGGAAGCGCCCGTCGAAACCACTCGCCAGTTGGCAGAGTTGGTCAGCGAGGCGGTCCCGAAAAAGGAAAAGCACAAGCATCCGGCTACCCGGACCTTTCAGGCAATCCGGATTTTTATCAACCGGGAGCTGGAAGATCTCGAAGTGGGTCTTCAGTCTGCTGTTGACCACCTCGCTCCTGGAGGGCGTCTGGTGGTCATCAGTTTTCATTCGCTGGAAGACCGGTTGGTCAAGCGGTTCATGAGGGATCTGGCGCGCGGGCCACAGCTGCCCAAAGGGGTGCCCGTAACCGCGGAACAGGAAGCCTCGGATTTCCGGCTCGTTGGCAAAGCCAGCAAGGCCGGCGCCGAAGAAGTAAGTGACAACGTACGTGCCCGCAGCGCAGTCATGCGGGTGCTCGAACGCACCGATATCAGGAAAAACTCGCAGGGGAGCGCGTAA
- the ftsL gene encoding cell division protein FtsL, translating to MGAVAIEEPVKTAKLNKQKVRDGVATAVRISRQVFAATKQGKVLVSLGLVAVLLASSIGVVVSAHENRELFNTLSQLQSERDRYQSEWSQLLLEQSALSAHGRVEKLAAERFGMVVPGRQDIVLVPLMSPVTSR from the coding sequence ATGGGCGCTGTTGCCATTGAAGAGCCGGTAAAAACGGCGAAGCTCAACAAGCAGAAGGTCCGGGACGGTGTTGCAACCGCGGTCCGTATCTCAAGGCAGGTTTTCGCTGCCACGAAGCAGGGCAAGGTGCTTGTCTCGCTTGGTCTGGTCGCCGTGTTGCTGGCTTCCTCTATTGGCGTGGTGGTCAGTGCCCACGAGAACCGGGAGCTTTTCAACACGCTGTCGCAACTTCAGTCCGAGCGCGACCGTTATCAGAGCGAATGGAGCCAGCTTCTGCTCGAGCAGAGTGCGTTAAGCGCTCATGGCCGGGTCGAAAAGCTGGCGGCTGAGCGTTTCGGCATGGTGGTGCCGGGACGTCAGGATATTGTGCTGGTGCCACTGATGTCGCCGGTCACCAGCCGGTAA
- a CDS encoding peptidoglycan D,D-transpeptidase FtsI family protein yields the protein MSDQGKKTTWGQRLASGLAAWRFGSVVGVFLLVVGVLGWRLVDLHVVDNDFLRKQGDVRTIRVESIDAHRGVVTDRYDEPLAVSTPVQTIWANPSEANPSEARLTNLARLLDINEASLRQRLEEYSGREFIYLRRKVQPDLARKVLELEIDGIYTRQEYRRYYPAGEVTAHVVGFTDIDERGQEGIELAYNQWLSGETGRKRVLKDNRGRVIKDLTLIRDASPGQNLALSIDLRLQYLAYRELKAVVAAHNARGGTLVMLDVDTGEVLAMVNQGSYNPNDRSQLAAENLRNKAITDLFEPGSTMKPITMAAALESGSYSVNSTIDTNPGFRRFGRFTIRDHRNYGVMDMTEIIVKSSNVGISRIATDLGGDVIRDLYARLGLGQPTGIGFPGEAVGVLPSPPKWRPVEEATLSYGYGMSVNALQLAQAYMVIANGGVRYPLSLVRQDKKPEGQRVLSEQVTLQVRNMLREAVSRGTGKRAQPGFYSAGGKTGTVHLVGAQGYEDSQYKAIFAGMAPIDNPRLVTVVAVDAPQSGEYYGGEVAAPVFSRVMSDALRLLNVKPELEVGEAEMAASASGERG from the coding sequence GTGTCCGATCAGGGAAAGAAGACAACATGGGGGCAGCGTTTGGCGTCCGGGCTGGCAGCCTGGCGTTTTGGCTCCGTCGTGGGCGTCTTCCTCCTGGTGGTGGGTGTGCTTGGCTGGCGCCTGGTCGACCTCCACGTCGTGGATAATGATTTCCTGCGCAAGCAGGGTGATGTCCGTACGATCCGGGTTGAGAGTATTGATGCTCATCGTGGTGTTGTCACCGATCGTTATGACGAGCCGCTGGCCGTCAGCACGCCAGTGCAGACCATCTGGGCGAATCCGTCTGAAGCCAATCCCTCCGAGGCGCGACTCACCAACCTTGCGCGGCTGCTCGATATCAATGAAGCCTCTCTCCGGCAGCGTCTCGAAGAATACTCCGGGCGGGAATTCATCTATCTGCGCCGCAAGGTTCAGCCGGATCTGGCCAGAAAGGTTCTCGAATTGGAGATTGACGGGATATACACCCGTCAGGAGTACCGTCGCTATTACCCCGCCGGCGAAGTGACTGCTCACGTTGTGGGCTTCACCGACATCGACGAACGCGGGCAGGAAGGGATCGAACTCGCCTACAACCAGTGGCTGTCCGGTGAAACCGGCCGGAAGCGGGTCCTGAAAGACAACCGCGGCCGGGTTATCAAGGATCTGACCCTGATTCGCGATGCCAGCCCCGGCCAGAACCTCGCCCTCAGCATCGACCTGCGCCTCCAGTACCTGGCCTATCGGGAACTCAAGGCTGTGGTGGCGGCTCATAATGCCAGAGGGGGTACGCTGGTCATGCTCGACGTGGATACCGGTGAGGTCCTGGCGATGGTCAACCAGGGGTCCTATAACCCCAATGACCGCAGTCAGCTCGCAGCGGAAAATCTTCGAAACAAGGCTATCACCGACCTGTTCGAGCCAGGCTCAACCATGAAGCCGATCACCATGGCGGCGGCTCTGGAATCCGGCAGCTACTCGGTTAACAGCACCATTGATACCAACCCGGGTTTTCGCCGTTTCGGTCGTTTCACCATCCGGGATCATCGCAACTATGGCGTCATGGATATGACCGAGATCATCGTCAAGTCCAGCAACGTCGGAATCAGCCGGATTGCTACCGACCTTGGCGGCGATGTGATTCGTGATCTCTACGCCCGTCTGGGACTTGGCCAGCCAACGGGGATCGGTTTTCCCGGCGAAGCCGTGGGCGTATTGCCATCGCCGCCCAAGTGGCGCCCCGTGGAAGAGGCGACACTGTCCTACGGATACGGTATGAGCGTGAACGCTCTTCAACTGGCCCAGGCCTATATGGTGATCGCCAATGGTGGCGTGCGCTATCCCCTGAGCCTGGTCCGGCAGGACAAGAAGCCGGAGGGGCAGCGAGTGCTCTCGGAGCAGGTCACCCTCCAGGTTCGCAATATGCTGCGCGAGGCCGTTTCAAGGGGTACCGGTAAGCGGGCCCAGCCTGGATTCTACTCGGCTGGCGGCAAGACTGGGACTGTTCATCTTGTTGGGGCCCAGGGTTACGAGGATAGCCAGTACAAGGCGATTTTTGCCGGTATGGCGCCTATTGATAACCCGAGGCTGGTTACGGTTGTGGCCGTTGATGCGCCGCAGTCCGGAGAATACTACGGTGGTGAAGTGGCCGCGCCAGTATTCTCACGGGTAATGAGTGACGCACTGCGACTGTTGAATGTGAAGCCTGAACTGGAAGTGGGAGAGGCCGAAATGGCTGCTTCTGCATCCGGAGAGCGAGGGTAG
- a CDS encoding UDP-N-acetylmuramoyl-L-alanyl-D-glutamate--2,6-diaminopimelate ligase codes for MCITSLSTLLQGIVAVPSVFDVTIHGLKTDSREVASGDAFIALSGARTPADFYVDKAIAAGATVILLEAQQAGECTEHHGALIVPVAGLRSLVGRIADRFFEHPSQRLRLIGVTGTNGKTSVCQYVAQLLKETGTPCGILGTLGYGMPGALQPATHTTPDAVQVNRVLSRIVKQEGRAAVMEVSSHALDQGRVDNLSMTGAVFTNLTRDHLDYHGSMEAYGAAKAQLFQREELHFSVINFDDPFGRQLFEQLDGKCDRVRYSLHEAQTELWLREFRPTDEGFEAEVDGEWGRFVVSVPLMGSFNASNVLAAMATVLTLGVPIERVQQAVGRLTPPPGRLERFVGANGVRVVVDYAHTPDALANALTALRPHVTGELVCVFGCGGDRDAGKRPEMAREAERLADRVVVTDDNPRSEDPETIAEHILAGFTDAARVSVIHDRAEAIRSTIRSATPNDVVLIAGKGHEAYQEIAGQKYPFSDAEQVRHVLKLNGGVA; via the coding sequence ATGTGCATCACATCTCTCAGCACGTTATTGCAGGGTATCGTAGCGGTTCCGTCGGTGTTCGACGTGACCATCCACGGACTGAAAACCGACAGTCGGGAAGTCGCCTCCGGCGATGCCTTTATCGCCCTCTCGGGCGCCCGAACGCCGGCTGACTTCTATGTCGATAAGGCGATTGCAGCGGGCGCAACGGTCATCCTCCTGGAAGCGCAGCAGGCGGGAGAGTGCACCGAACACCACGGTGCCTTGATCGTACCTGTCGCTGGCCTACGCAGTCTGGTGGGGCGAATCGCTGATCGCTTTTTCGAGCATCCGTCGCAACGGCTTCGCCTGATTGGCGTGACCGGAACCAATGGCAAGACGTCGGTCTGCCAGTATGTCGCACAGCTGCTCAAGGAAACGGGAACGCCCTGCGGCATCCTCGGCACCCTGGGCTATGGCATGCCCGGCGCCCTGCAGCCTGCGACGCATACGACACCGGATGCGGTTCAGGTTAACCGGGTGCTGTCCCGGATCGTGAAACAGGAAGGTCGGGCAGCCGTGATGGAGGTGTCCTCCCATGCCCTTGACCAGGGCCGCGTGGATAACCTCTCGATGACCGGCGCTGTATTCACGAATCTGACCCGGGATCATCTGGATTACCACGGTTCCATGGAAGCCTATGGTGCCGCCAAGGCGCAGCTTTTCCAGCGCGAAGAGCTGCATTTTTCGGTAATCAACTTTGACGATCCATTTGGTCGACAGCTCTTCGAACAGCTGGACGGCAAATGTGATCGGGTGCGCTACAGCCTGCACGAGGCCCAGACCGAGCTCTGGTTACGGGAATTCCGACCAACCGACGAAGGCTTTGAAGCTGAGGTCGATGGCGAGTGGGGCCGGTTTGTTGTCTCGGTTCCGCTGATGGGAAGTTTCAACGCGAGCAATGTGTTGGCGGCTATGGCAACGGTTCTGACGCTTGGCGTGCCGATCGAGCGCGTGCAGCAGGCTGTGGGTCGGCTCACACCGCCACCGGGCAGGCTGGAGCGGTTTGTGGGTGCTAATGGTGTCAGGGTGGTGGTCGATTACGCCCACACCCCGGATGCCCTCGCCAATGCTCTGACAGCACTGCGTCCGCACGTTACCGGTGAACTGGTGTGCGTGTTTGGTTGCGGCGGTGACCGTGATGCCGGTAAACGTCCGGAAATGGCCCGGGAAGCCGAGAGGCTTGCAGATCGGGTGGTCGTTACTGATGACAATCCCCGCAGTGAGGACCCCGAAACAATTGCAGAGCACATCCTCGCCGGTTTCACGGACGCTGCCCGGGTCTCTGTTATCCATGACCGGGCCGAGGCCATTCGGTCGACGATCCGCTCGGCCACGCCGAACGACGTAGTTCTGATCGCAGGGAAAGGCCACGAGGCTTATCAGGAAATCGCCGGCCAGAAATACCCGTTCAGTGATGCGGAGCAGGTTCGCCACGTCTTGAAACTCAATGGGGGTGTGGCATGA
- a CDS encoding UDP-N-acetylmuramoyl-tripeptide--D-alanyl-D-alanine ligase, with product MMRAFSLAEAKGWLGAQCASGDLASVSFAGVSTDTRTLEPGQLFVALRGENFDGHRFLQQAMDKGAVGLVVDTPDTNLALPQLVVNETLEALARLAAANREESTAAILAITGSSGKTTVKEMCAAILSQMGKTLSTKGNLNNHIGVPLTLFGLSPEHQYGVIELGASGLGEIAHTVALAKPRVAILTNAGEAHLEGFGSYENIVLAKGEIIDGVASDGLMVLNGDDPAFAQWRSRAGARRVAGVSRLGAEADYHAVIDGQDAGTRTFQVSGPDGWLCRVTLGLEGDHNITNMLLAIAATRELGASDQAIVAGLASVAPVKGRLQVLELSPEMTLIDDSYNANPSSMKAALGVLAGRAGQKIAVLGAMAELGAKANALHREVGVCAREHGIDRLITVGPGCEGYADGFGESTELGLSHEQAVESAIGDKNTPLTVLVKGSRSSAMERVVEGIKEKVNNSCCSG from the coding sequence ATGATGCGCGCCTTTTCGCTGGCGGAAGCCAAGGGTTGGCTGGGCGCCCAGTGCGCTTCGGGCGACCTTGCGTCGGTGAGCTTCGCCGGAGTTTCCACTGATACCCGCACTCTCGAGCCTGGCCAGCTGTTTGTGGCCCTGCGCGGCGAAAATTTCGACGGCCATCGTTTCCTGCAACAGGCCATGGATAAAGGCGCAGTTGGCCTGGTGGTCGATACGCCTGATACCAACCTGGCTCTGCCTCAGTTGGTAGTGAATGAAACGCTGGAGGCCCTTGCCCGGCTAGCGGCCGCCAATCGTGAAGAAAGCACAGCCGCCATCCTCGCGATCACTGGCAGCAGCGGCAAGACAACCGTCAAGGAGATGTGCGCCGCCATTCTCTCGCAGATGGGCAAGACGCTTTCAACGAAAGGCAACCTGAACAATCACATCGGCGTTCCGCTTACGCTGTTCGGCCTTTCTCCCGAACACCAGTACGGCGTGATTGAACTGGGTGCCAGTGGGCTGGGTGAAATTGCCCATACCGTCGCCCTGGCAAAGCCCCGCGTTGCCATTCTCACGAATGCTGGCGAGGCCCATCTGGAAGGGTTTGGCAGCTACGAGAATATTGTCCTGGCCAAGGGCGAAATCATTGACGGCGTCGCGTCAGACGGGCTGATGGTGCTCAACGGTGACGATCCGGCCTTCGCGCAGTGGCGCTCCCGTGCCGGGGCCCGCCGCGTCGCAGGTGTCAGCCGTCTCGGCGCCGAGGCGGATTATCACGCGGTCATTGATGGCCAGGACGCCGGAACCAGAACCTTTCAGGTGAGCGGCCCGGACGGCTGGCTATGCCGGGTCACGCTGGGCCTGGAGGGCGATCACAACATCACCAACATGCTGCTTGCCATCGCGGCCACCCGTGAGTTGGGTGCCAGTGATCAGGCGATTGTTGCAGGGCTGGCCAGTGTTGCGCCGGTGAAAGGGCGGCTTCAGGTCTTGGAGTTGTCGCCGGAAATGACGCTGATTGACGACAGTTACAACGCCAACCCGTCGTCCATGAAAGCTGCGCTCGGGGTGCTGGCCGGCCGTGCAGGTCAGAAGATTGCTGTACTCGGTGCCATGGCAGAGCTTGGCGCCAAGGCAAATGCGTTGCACAGGGAAGTTGGAGTGTGCGCCCGGGAGCATGGTATCGATCGACTGATTACCGTGGGGCCGGGTTGTGAAGGTTATGCCGACGGGTTTGGCGAGTCCACGGAACTCGGGCTGAGCCATGAGCAGGCCGTTGAATCGGCGATTGGGGATAAAAACACACCATTGACAGTGCTGGTCAAGGGTTCTCGCAGTTCCGCCATGGAGCGTGTGGTGGAGGGAATTAAAGAAAAGGTGAATAACTCATGCTGCTCTGGCTGA
- the mraY gene encoding phospho-N-acetylmuramoyl-pentapeptide-transferase, which yields MLLWLTEVLSQYFSALTVFQYLTLRGILGTLTALLISLIIGPVMIRKLSQYQIGQAVRDDGPQTHLSKAGTPTMGGALILVAIGISTLLWADLGNRYVWVTLLVTLLFGAIGWVDDYRKVVERNPRGLPARWKYFWQSVIGATAAVVLFFSSALPQETSLYVPFVKQVSLTLGPVLFILLTYFVIVGSSNAVNLTDGLDGLAIMPTVMVAGALGIFAYLSGHAQFANYLLIPHLPGTGELIVFCGALVGAGLGFLWFNTYPAQVFMGDVGALALGAALGVVAVIVRQEIVLFIMGGVFVMETVSVILQVASFRLTGRRIFRMAPLHHHFELKGWPEPRVIVRFWVITVVLVLIGIASLKLR from the coding sequence ATGCTGCTCTGGCTGACAGAGGTCCTATCACAGTATTTCTCCGCACTGACGGTGTTTCAGTACCTGACCCTGCGTGGAATTCTGGGCACACTCACCGCGCTGCTGATTTCGCTGATCATCGGCCCCGTGATGATCCGCAAGCTGAGCCAGTACCAGATTGGTCAGGCGGTGAGAGATGACGGTCCGCAAACCCATCTCAGCAAAGCTGGCACCCCGACTATGGGTGGCGCATTGATCCTGGTGGCCATTGGCATCAGTACGCTGCTCTGGGCGGATCTTGGTAACCGCTACGTCTGGGTCACCCTGCTGGTGACGCTCCTGTTCGGCGCAATCGGCTGGGTTGATGACTATCGCAAAGTGGTGGAACGTAACCCGCGGGGCCTGCCGGCCCGCTGGAAGTATTTCTGGCAGTCGGTTATCGGCGCTACGGCGGCCGTTGTGTTGTTCTTCAGTTCCGCCTTGCCCCAGGAGACGTCCCTGTATGTGCCCTTTGTAAAGCAGGTATCCCTCACCCTTGGCCCGGTGCTGTTCATTCTGCTCACCTATTTCGTGATCGTTGGCAGCAGCAATGCCGTCAACCTGACGGACGGCCTTGATGGCCTGGCAATCATGCCGACGGTGATGGTCGCCGGAGCGCTTGGTATCTTCGCTTACCTGTCCGGGCACGCCCAGTTCGCCAATTACCTGTTGATCCCGCATCTCCCGGGCACCGGGGAGCTTATCGTATTCTGCGGCGCACTCGTTGGCGCCGGGCTTGGTTTCCTCTGGTTCAACACCTACCCGGCCCAGGTCTTCATGGGGGATGTGGGTGCCTTGGCCCTAGGTGCCGCCCTGGGTGTGGTCGCGGTGATTGTTCGCCAGGAAATAGTGCTGTTCATCATGGGCGGTGTGTTCGTGATGGAAACCGTGTCGGTGATCCTGCAGGTAGCGTCCTTCCGTCTGACCGGGCGGCGGATATTCCGCATGGCGCCGCTGCATCACCACTTTGAACTGAAAGGCTGGCCGGAGCCACGAGTGATTGTCCGGTTCTGGGTTATCACGGTCGTTCTGGTCCTGATTGGCATTGCCAGTCTGAAACTGAGATAG